A DNA window from Deltaproteobacteria bacterium contains the following coding sequences:
- a CDS encoding membrane protein insertion efficiency factor YidD has protein sequence MKTVSLNFILLFLVSLALCRPPAGWADSQVPFEARPALAFTQNLFQARDYFRAISEAKRFLFFYPEHPEAQQARELMEKSRAALKKRMKNHEKKRPGPGSLRVFQNKTSQAAGGGLAVSLIRFYQNHLRTFKTSGCPSYPNCSEYAIQAINKHGAFWGTFIYVDRLFREVTTAGTPPFVRYRGRNLHYDPLEANDYWFGRQPGDRP, from the coding sequence GTGAAAACTGTTAGTTTAAACTTCATTTTACTGTTTCTCGTGTCTTTGGCGCTCTGCAGGCCCCCGGCAGGCTGGGCAGACAGCCAGGTCCCGTTCGAGGCCCGCCCTGCCCTTGCCTTTACTCAGAATCTGTTTCAGGCGCGGGATTATTTCCGGGCCATCAGTGAAGCCAAGCGGTTCCTTTTCTTTTACCCGGAGCACCCGGAAGCACAGCAGGCGCGGGAATTGATGGAAAAATCCCGCGCCGCTCTCAAGAAAAGGATGAAGAACCATGAAAAAAAAAGACCGGGACCGGGCTCGCTGCGGGTTTTTCAGAATAAGACATCCCAAGCTGCCGGTGGAGGCCTCGCCGTGAGTCTTATTCGCTTCTACCAGAATCATTTGCGCACCTTTAAGACCTCAGGCTGCCCCTCCTACCCCAACTGCTCGGAGTATGCCATACAGGCCATCAACAAGCATGGAGCTTTTTGGGGGACCTTTATATACGTGGACCGTCTTTTTCGTGAGGTCACCACAGCCGGGACACCGCCCTTTGTCCGGTATCGGGGGCGAAACCTGCATTATGACCCCCTTGAAGCGAATGACTACTGGTTTGGGCGTCAGCCAGGGGACCGACCATGA
- a CDS encoding tetratricopeptide repeat protein, whose amino-acid sequence MIKRRFMIALIIFFVFVTNPFALKAEQPDSYLDFAWSLFRSEDFYRAITEAKRFLFLNPDDPRGVEAYLLIARSYLKIGRYAQAKTSFIKVAAQKDRPGLAAEAIWELGRCLELLGPRSEALNYYRQLIEKPPLTPAEATDIQNKARYRLGWLLLEDGQWLESKEVLSSVAADHPLGDSAAKLSGQVREGQTLPYVSPVAAGILSAVVPGAGQIYVHRPVDAALAFGLNAAFLWGTIEAYQKESWAVFTLLGLIELSLYGGNIYNAVNGGHIHNRKLKKDFIKRLHREHALRLGYSPVFKGVFLSWTIIH is encoded by the coding sequence ATGATCAAACGTCGCTTCATGATTGCCTTAATCATATTTTTCGTTTTCGTTACGAATCCATTTGCCTTAAAGGCAGAGCAGCCGGATTCTTATCTGGACTTTGCCTGGAGTTTATTTCGGAGCGAGGATTTCTACCGGGCCATTACCGAGGCCAAACGTTTTCTCTTTCTCAACCCTGATGATCCCCGCGGTGTGGAAGCCTACCTGTTGATAGCCAGGTCATATTTAAAAATAGGCCGGTACGCCCAGGCCAAAACATCTTTTATAAAAGTCGCAGCACAGAAAGACAGACCGGGCCTGGCGGCCGAGGCGATCTGGGAACTGGGGCGATGCCTGGAATTGCTCGGACCTCGGAGCGAAGCCTTGAACTATTACCGCCAATTGATTGAAAAACCGCCCCTGACACCTGCTGAAGCGACTGATATCCAGAATAAGGCTCGCTACAGGCTGGGCTGGCTGCTGCTTGAGGACGGTCAGTGGCTGGAATCCAAGGAGGTCCTTTCCAGCGTGGCAGCCGATCATCCTCTGGGTGATTCGGCGGCCAAACTATCGGGACAGGTCCGGGAGGGTCAGACTCTGCCTTACGTTTCGCCGGTTGCAGCCGGAATCCTTTCGGCCGTGGTCCCTGGCGCAGGGCAGATATACGTTCACCGGCCTGTGGACGCAGCCCTGGCCTTCGGCCTCAACGCCGCCTTTCTCTGGGGAACGATTGAAGCCTACCAGAAGGAAAGCTGGGCTGTCTTTACCCTCCTGGGCTTGATAGAGCTTTCCTTGTATGGCGGCAACATCTATAATGCGGTCAATGGCGGACATATCCATAACCGAAAGCTCAAAAAGGACTTTATAAAAAGACTCCACCGCGAGCATGCTTTGCGCCTCGGATATTCCCCTGTTTTCAAGGGGGTCTTCCTGTCCTGGACAATCATACATTGA
- a CDS encoding SDR family oxidoreductase: MSRDYDLKDKVAIVTGGAKGIGKAIAFGLADCGAAVVVASRTKDELEAVAHEIKGKGGKAFAVVTDLMATEQIDNLVEMTIKTHKRIDILVNNAARSFLRPLMELREDGWDKIFNTNCKGAFLLSRAVARVMMDQSGGRIVNITTVGAVRGGAGMGVYHASKAALSMLTKCMAVEWAPYNINVNAVGPGLTKTAFSQPIWANPEVERGIASRIPKGRLAEPEEIVGAVLFLCSDDSSFITGQSIYVDGGTLANA; the protein is encoded by the coding sequence ATGAGCAGGGACTATGATCTTAAAGATAAAGTCGCCATTGTCACCGGCGGCGCGAAAGGAATCGGTAAGGCCATCGCCTTCGGTCTGGCGGATTGCGGGGCGGCTGTCGTCGTGGCCTCGAGGACGAAAGATGAACTCGAGGCGGTTGCCCATGAGATCAAGGGAAAAGGGGGGAAAGCCTTCGCCGTTGTGACGGACCTCATGGCAACTGAACAAATTGATAATCTGGTCGAAATGACCATAAAAACTCACAAGCGCATTGACATCCTGGTCAATAACGCAGCCAGGAGTTTCTTAAGGCCCCTTATGGAACTCAGAGAAGACGGCTGGGATAAGATATTTAATACCAACTGCAAAGGCGCGTTTCTGCTTAGCCGGGCCGTGGCCAGGGTCATGATGGACCAGAGCGGCGGAAGAATCGTCAACATCACCACCGTCGGCGCAGTGCGCGGGGGTGCGGGCATGGGGGTCTATCACGCCAGTAAAGCCGCCTTGTCAATGCTAACCAAGTGTATGGCCGTGGAGTGGGCGCCCTATAACATTAATGTGAATGCCGTGGGTCCCGGCCTGACCAAGACGGCTTTCAGCCAGCCGATCTGGGCGAATCCTGAGGTGGAAAGAGGAATTGCCTCCAGAATCCCCAAGGGCCGGTTAGCTGAGCCTGAGGAGATTGTTGGCGCGGTGTTGTTTCTGTGCTCGGACGATTCGAGCTTTATTACCGGCCAGTCTATCTACGTGGATGGCGGGACTCTGGCCAATGCCTGA
- a CDS encoding 2-hydroxyacyl-CoA dehydratase, whose product MFEPFYEVVYNVSKTVLRYEAESGRPVIGVMPAYFPMELIDAAGGYPVQLWGNNLPLGKSDAYLQAFCCSVAKSVLELELVGGARMVKGYAFTSICDTLINLRELYRRLFPKPTVELSIPITRTDEARRTYLKSVIAGVISGLEEITGSKVTPESLAAASGLHGRTRELQRELYRIRLRQPGLIKNYDFYIAIKAGFFLPRGVYNEMLEALLGDINRLPEPKGRRTKLVLSGMVFDPVEIYRIFDELSIDIVDDDFANGWRTVSKGKLEIEDLVHGITDYIFNPAPCCCLYNPDNDRHPYLVEKVKKAGAEGVLFWYIKFCEPDAFDRPQLIQRLKNEGIPAGFFDLELSMTNFDAITTRIDAFSEMIEG is encoded by the coding sequence ATGTTCGAACCGTTTTATGAGGTCGTTTATAATGTCTCAAAGACCGTTTTAAGGTATGAGGCGGAATCGGGGCGCCCGGTTATCGGGGTCATGCCGGCTTACTTTCCCATGGAGTTGATTGACGCCGCCGGCGGCTACCCGGTTCAGTTGTGGGGGAACAACCTGCCTCTTGGGAAATCAGACGCTTACTTACAGGCCTTCTGCTGCTCGGTTGCCAAATCAGTTTTAGAGCTGGAGCTGGTGGGCGGGGCGAGGATGGTGAAGGGCTATGCCTTTACCTCCATCTGCGACACGCTGATCAACCTGCGTGAACTTTACCGGAGGCTTTTTCCAAAGCCAACCGTGGAGCTTTCGATACCGATAACGAGAACGGATGAAGCGCGCCGAACCTACCTGAAAAGCGTCATCGCGGGCGTTATTTCCGGTTTAGAGGAAATAACCGGGAGTAAAGTCACACCGGAGAGTCTGGCCGCAGCAAGCGGGCTGCACGGACGCACCCGGGAGCTTCAGCGGGAGCTCTATCGTATCCGACTCAGGCAGCCGGGTCTTATTAAGAACTATGACTTTTATATCGCCATCAAGGCCGGGTTCTTTTTACCGCGCGGCGTTTATAACGAGATGCTGGAGGCCCTGCTCGGGGACATAAACAGACTACCGGAGCCAAAGGGCCGGAGGACCAAGCTGGTTCTATCCGGTATGGTTTTCGATCCTGTCGAGATTTACAGGATCTTTGACGAACTGAGCATAGATATTGTGGACGACGATTTCGCCAATGGCTGGCGGACCGTGTCCAAGGGGAAGCTCGAAATTGAAGACCTGGTGCATGGGATTACCGATTACATCTTTAACCCGGCCCCATGTTGCTGCCTTTATAACCCGGACAATGACCGTCATCCCTATCTGGTGGAAAAAGTCAAGAAAGCCGGTGCCGAGGGAGTTCTTTTCTGGTATATAAAATTCTGTGAACCCGACGCCTTTGACCGGCCGCAGCTTATCCAGCGGCTCAAAAACGAAGGGATTCCAGCCGGTTTTTTCGACCTGGAGCTTTCCATGACTAATTTTGACGCCATTACCACCAGAATTGACGCCTTTAGCGAGATGATAGAGGGATAG